The segment CGCACTCCTTAAAGCTAGCCCCGGGAATGGGTCCCTCGTGCAGGAGAACATCCCTTAAGGCCCGCTCAAAGGCCAACAAAACCCTTTCCTCCTCCAAAGGGCCTTCCACCACCAGGTAAAACCCCGTGCGGCACCCCATGGGGGAAAGGTCGATGACTCCTTCCAGGTGGTCCCGCAGGTACCCCGCCAAGAGGTGCTCGAGGGTGTGCAAGGCCCCCGTGGGCAGGGCTTCCCGGTTGGGCTGGGCCAGGCGCAGGTCATACTTCTCCACCAGGCCACTCCCCACCGTTTTCCTCCCCGCCAGGCGGACGTAAGGAGCCTTCACCTTCGTGTGGTC is part of the Thermus caldilimi genome and harbors:
- a CDS encoding S-ribosylhomocysteine lyase, with amino-acid sequence MAEVESFALDHTKVKAPYVRLAGRKTVGSGLVEKYDLRLAQPNREALPTGALHTLEHLLAGYLRDHLEGVIDLSPMGCRTGFYLVVEGPLEEERVLLAFERALRDVLLHEGPIPGASFKECGNYRDHDLQGAKAWAEKVLREGLRVQATLPLEER